From the genome of Sulfurimonas sp., one region includes:
- a CDS encoding class I SAM-dependent methyltransferase, which translates to MAKDLNVGKYHKSVDEYSDLINEVYKNYPDGVNLPPMYAQFIDKSMSNILIRLSRYKFVAKMLKPTDEVLEVGCGSGLGSIYLSQNCKSVYGIDVQKQEIAEAQELSRRDNVKFEVKDLFLLDEEKKYDSIVCLDVLEHLSIEDGRKFIEKISKLLKPNGFFACGVPSIYSYEFQSPLSQASHINCPDRDDLERELSINFDRIFPFSMNDEMVHTGFQKLAWYYIMLCTSPKD; encoded by the coding sequence ATGGCAAAAGATTTGAATGTTGGGAAATACCATAAAAGTGTTGATGAGTATAGTGATTTAATCAATGAAGTGTATAAAAATTATCCCGATGGAGTAAACCTGCCTCCAATGTATGCACAGTTTATTGATAAAAGTATGTCAAACATACTCATTAGATTAAGCAGATATAAATTTGTTGCAAAGATGTTAAAGCCAACAGACGAAGTGCTTGAAGTTGGTTGTGGTTCAGGTCTAGGCTCAATATATTTATCACAAAACTGCAAAAGTGTTTATGGTATTGATGTTCAAAAGCAAGAGATTGCAGAAGCACAAGAACTCAGTAGAAGAGACAACGTTAAATTTGAAGTAAAAGATCTATTCTTGCTTGATGAAGAAAAGAAATATGACTCAATTGTTTGTTTAGATGTATTAGAGCACTTAAGTATCGAAGATGGTAGAAAATTTATTGAAAAAATTTCTAAACTGCTAAAACCAAACGGTTTTTTTGCTTGCGGAGTACCAAGTATCTATTCCTATGAATTTCAAAGTCCACTAAGTCAGGCATCACATATTAACTGTCCAGACAGAGATGATTTAGAGAGAGAGCTATCTATTAATTTTGATAGAATTTTTCCTTTTTCCATGAATGATGAGATGGTACATACCGGATTTCAAAAATTAGCTTGGTACTACATTATGTTATGTACAAGTCCAAAAGATTAA
- a CDS encoding radical SAM/SPASM domain-containing protein — protein MANKYSNLKIFHYQNKLDSLPKNITDIKAPIHIRIKPTNVCNHDCWYCAYKADNLQLGQDMVERDYIPHDKMMQIIDDCKEMGIKAITFSGGGEPFTYRYFTDTIKKVIESNISFASLTNGSRLKDEIAELFAYNATWVRVSIDGYDDESYAEYRGVKIGEFSKIVDNMKKFASLPNRTCNLGVSFIVDNKNYSKIYEFSQLMKDIGVDSIKISPCIVDNDGTKNNEYHKPFYDQAKAMSIKVKQELEDNNFEVNELYHWQEEASAKDYEWCPYSQILPVIGADLNIYPCQDKAYNLDNGLMGSIKDSSFKEFWFSDKNNFFKINPKVHCNNHCVADNKNKMILDYLNVEHLGFV, from the coding sequence ATGGCAAATAAATATTCCAATTTAAAAATATTTCATTACCAAAATAAGCTCGACTCGCTACCAAAAAATATAACAGATATTAAGGCACCTATCCATATTAGAATTAAACCGACAAATGTATGTAATCATGATTGTTGGTACTGTGCATATAAAGCTGATAATCTTCAACTTGGACAAGATATGGTTGAGAGAGATTATATTCCACATGATAAAATGATGCAGATAATTGATGATTGTAAAGAGATGGGTATCAAAGCCATAACTTTTAGCGGTGGAGGGGAACCTTTTACATACAGATACTTCACTGATACAATCAAAAAAGTTATAGAATCAAACATATCATTTGCATCTTTAACAAATGGAAGCAGACTAAAAGATGAAATAGCCGAACTGTTTGCATATAATGCAACATGGGTAAGAGTTTCTATAGATGGTTATGATGATGAGAGTTACGCTGAATACAGAGGTGTAAAAATAGGTGAATTCAGCAAGATTGTAGATAATATGAAAAAGTTTGCAAGTCTTCCAAATAGAACCTGTAATCTCGGTGTCAGTTTTATAGTCGATAATAAAAATTACTCAAAGATATATGAGTTTTCACAGTTGATGAAAGATATAGGTGTAGACAGCATTAAAATATCCCCATGTATAGTTGACAACGACGGTACTAAAAACAATGAGTACCATAAACCGTTTTATGATCAGGCAAAAGCAATGTCTATAAAAGTAAAACAGGAACTTGAAGATAATAACTTTGAGGTAAATGAACTATACCACTGGCAAGAGGAAGCATCTGCAAAAGATTATGAATGGTGCCCTTATTCACAAATACTGCCAGTCATAGGAGCAGATTTGAATATTTACCCTTGTCAAGATAAAGCTTATAACTTGGATAATGGGCTTATGGGAAGTATAAAAGATAGTAGTTTTAAAGAGTTTTGGTTTAGTGATAAAAATAATTTTTTTAAAATAAATCCAAAAGTCCACTGCAACAACCATTGTGTAGCAGATAATAAAAACAAAATGATATTAGACTACTTAAATGTAGAACACCTAGGATTTGTATAA
- a CDS encoding class I SAM-dependent methyltransferase, producing the protein MGKLLDIVTKLHTRTSRDYVSRMVDDKINAMVKSKEYGYDYWDGDRKYGYGGYKYDGRWKVVAEDLIREYDLKDGCKILDVGCGKAFLLYELKQLLPNSTVVGIDSSEYALENAKEEIKDSLTLHKAEDSYPFKDNEFDLLISLTTLHNLKIYDLKKAVQECQRVAKNKYIMVEAYRNEAELFNLECWALTCESFFRPDEWVWMYNEWGYDGDYEFIYFE; encoded by the coding sequence ATGGGTAAACTTTTAGATATCGTAACAAAGCTTCATACAAGAACATCAAGGGATTATGTATCAAGAATGGTTGATGATAAAATAAATGCCATGGTTAAATCAAAAGAGTATGGATATGACTATTGGGATGGTGATAGAAAGTACGGCTATGGCGGTTATAAATATGATGGAAGATGGAAAGTTGTTGCAGAAGATCTAATTAGAGAGTATGATCTAAAAGATGGCTGTAAAATACTTGATGTTGGATGTGGAAAAGCATTTTTATTGTACGAACTAAAACAGCTACTTCCAAATAGTACAGTTGTCGGTATAGACAGCAGTGAGTATGCTTTAGAGAATGCAAAAGAGGAAATAAAAGATTCTTTGACACTACACAAAGCAGAAGATAGTTACCCGTTTAAAGACAATGAGTTTGATTTGCTAATATCTTTGACAACTTTACATAATCTAAAAATATACGATCTAAAAAAAGCTGTTCAAGAATGTCAAAGAGTCGCTAAAAATAAATATATTATGGTCGAAGCTTATAGAAATGAGGCTGAATTGTTTAATCTTGAATGTTGGGCTTTAACTTGTGAAAGTTTTTTCAGACCGGATGAATGGGTTTGGATGTATAACGAATGGGGATATGATGGTGATTATGAATTTATCTATTTTGAATAA
- a CDS encoding transketolase, with the protein MRNSVANEIKKIAKVDETLFVIAGDAGLGVWDDFKDSKQFINPGVNEQLDIGFGAGLSLMGHKVIYYNIAPFVIMRPYEFVRNDICYQELPMILIGTGSGITYAPAGVTHYVVEDIALASTMPNLDIFSPADPVEAIECFKYAYKSQKPSYIRIAKNGEEIIHKDDIDITKPIFINKTNSKHILIVHGSIVDEVSKILDFVDLNIVTMPMLTSEFDWSSFLEDFDKIFVLEEHFINGGFGSMLRDKVDNKIYKFGIKNEYIHKIGNRDYLREHYGIDGHTIGEKIKDIING; encoded by the coding sequence ATGAGAAATAGTGTCGCAAATGAAATCAAAAAAATCGCAAAAGTAGATGAGACACTTTTTGTTATAGCAGGTGATGCCGGACTTGGTGTATGGGATGATTTTAAAGATAGCAAACAGTTTATCAATCCAGGAGTAAATGAGCAGCTTGATATTGGATTTGGAGCCGGACTGTCTTTAATGGGTCACAAAGTTATTTATTATAATATCGCTCCTTTTGTCATAATGAGACCTTATGAGTTTGTACGAAACGACATATGCTACCAAGAACTGCCTATGATATTAATTGGAACAGGAAGCGGTATAACTTATGCACCAGCCGGTGTAACACATTATGTAGTTGAAGATATTGCACTTGCTTCAACAATGCCAAACCTTGACATATTCTCACCAGCAGATCCAGTCGAAGCCATAGAGTGTTTCAAGTATGCATATAAAAGCCAAAAACCAAGTTATATAAGAATAGCCAAAAACGGTGAAGAGATTATACATAAAGATGATATTGATATTACAAAACCTATATTTATCAATAAAACAAACTCTAAACACATTCTCATAGTGCATGGTTCTATTGTAGATGAAGTTAGCAAAATTTTAGACTTTGTTGATCTAAACATAGTAACAATGCCTATGTTAACAAGTGAGTTTGATTGGTCATCATTCTTAGAAGATTTCGACAAAATATTTGTACTTGAAGAACACTTTATAAACGGTGGATTTGGATCAATGCTAAGAGATAAAGTAGATAATAAAATATACAAGTTTGGTATTAAAAATGAGTATATTCATAAAATAGGTAATAGAGATTATTTGAGAGAACACTATGGAATTGACGGCCATACTATTGGAGAGAAAATAAAGGATATTATCAATGGGTAA
- a CDS encoding transketolase, translating to MKQIATNIRKNILHIANLSGSPHIGSALSCTDILTTLYFKILNLDDYENRDLFILSKAHSAMTLYATLHEKGLLSKDDLEGYYQNGGTLPAHTDRLTNPYIEISAGSLGHGLPIASGMAHALKLKGSERKVYVLMGDGESQEGSVWEAAMLAPKLELNNLTVFIDRNNLQGYARADEILSYEPIDKKFEAFNWEVFRIDGHDYKAILDAVNTKTNKPKMIICDTTKGKGVSFMEDELIWHYYIVTDEIKQKAILELEGSSDEK from the coding sequence GTGAAACAGATAGCTACAAATATTAGAAAAAACATTTTACATATCGCAAATCTATCAGGTTCTCCACATATCGGTTCCGCTTTAAGCTGTACAGATATATTAACCACTTTATATTTTAAGATATTAAACTTGGATGATTATGAAAACAGAGATCTGTTTATCCTATCCAAGGCACACTCTGCTATGACTCTATACGCTACTTTACATGAGAAAGGTCTTCTAAGTAAAGATGATTTAGAGGGTTATTATCAAAATGGCGGTACATTACCAGCCCATACAGATAGACTTACAAATCCATATATAGAAATAAGTGCCGGAAGTCTCGGCCATGGTCTTCCTATAGCATCAGGTATGGCACATGCCTTAAAATTAAAAGGTAGCGAGAGAAAAGTTTATGTACTGATGGGTGATGGAGAAAGTCAGGAAGGGAGTGTTTGGGAGGCAGCTATGCTAGCTCCAAAACTTGAGCTTAATAACTTGACAGTATTCATAGACAGAAATAATCTTCAAGGATATGCAAGAGCTGACGAGATACTTTCATATGAACCTATAGATAAAAAGTTTGAAGCATTTAACTGGGAAGTATTTAGGATTGATGGTCATGATTATAAAGCAATTTTAGATGCTGTTAATACTAAAACAAACAAGCCGAAGATGATAATATGTGACACAACAAAAGGTAAAGGGGTTAGCTTCATGGAAGATGAGCTTATCTGGCATTACTATATAGTTACAGATGAAATTAAACAAAAAGCTATACTTGAGCTAGAGGGATCTTCAGATGAGAAATAG
- a CDS encoding radical SAM protein, giving the protein MSSNLLDGHKINYHPKEISDMFEGKLQAPIYVEISPTGICNHKCLFCHYNYLGHEGKFKKGKIPELVKELAQMGVKSLVFAGNGEPTLHVDTIEAIELAKSLGLDVALSTNGALLKDEHFDILAKCLTWIRFSFNAGSEENYAYVHQTKNDDFKKVIENIKKLKEAKTRLNSQITIGTQFVLIPENKDFALEHGKRLKSLGVDYFSVKHFYDHSHNEFKVTESIDDEFIEDLSKKAKDLSDENFTFLVRSTKNLTSQRAYNKCYGLEFIVFIDENGDVYSCFSHQYDKKTIMGNIFQNTFKEIWESAKKADSINYINDCIDKNNCQPNCRHHQINNYLWELKNPSIEHINFI; this is encoded by the coding sequence ATGAGTAGTAATCTACTTGATGGTCATAAAATAAACTACCATCCAAAAGAGATATCGGATATGTTTGAAGGCAAGCTTCAAGCTCCAATATATGTTGAGATATCTCCAACAGGAATATGTAACCACAAATGTTTGTTTTGTCATTACAATTATCTTGGTCATGAAGGTAAATTTAAAAAAGGGAAAATACCTGAGCTTGTAAAAGAACTAGCTCAAATGGGTGTAAAATCTTTAGTATTTGCAGGTAACGGTGAACCAACTTTACATGTTGATACAATTGAGGCAATTGAATTGGCAAAAAGTCTGGGACTAGATGTCGCATTAAGTACAAACGGGGCACTCTTAAAAGATGAACATTTTGACATACTTGCTAAATGTTTAACTTGGATAAGATTCTCATTTAATGCAGGTAGTGAGGAAAACTATGCTTACGTTCATCAAACAAAAAATGATGACTTTAAAAAAGTAATAGAAAATATAAAAAAGTTAAAAGAAGCAAAAACCAGATTAAATAGTCAAATCACTATAGGGACACAGTTTGTACTTATTCCTGAAAATAAAGACTTTGCACTTGAACATGGAAAAAGATTAAAATCTCTTGGTGTTGATTACTTCAGCGTGAAACACTTTTACGATCATTCCCATAATGAATTTAAAGTTACTGAGAGTATTGATGACGAATTTATAGAGGACTTATCAAAAAAAGCAAAAGATCTTAGTGATGAAAATTTTACCTTCTTGGTTAGAAGTACCAAAAACTTAACATCTCAAAGGGCATATAACAAATGTTACGGGTTAGAATTCATTGTATTTATAGATGAAAACGGTGACGTTTACAGTTGTTTTTCCCACCAATATGATAAAAAAACTATAATGGGGAATATTTTTCAAAACACTTTTAAAGAAATTTGGGAATCTGCTAAAAAAGCCGATAGTATAAACTATATCAATGATTGCATAGACAAAAACAATTGCCAACCAAATTGTAGACATCATCAAATTAACAACTATTTATGGGAGCTAAAAAATCCATCTATAGAACATATTAATTTTATATAA
- a CDS encoding SDR family oxidoreductase, translating to MKAVVTGGAGFIGSHMVDLLVSKGHDVTVIDNLANGRLDNIEQHKGKIKFIQADIGDYQIELDQYFEDVDYVFHYAALADIVPSINNPVKYHKANVDGTIQVLQAAKKSKNLKKFVYAASSSCYGIPDIYPTPETSPIKPEYPYAHTKTVGEQYVMHWGQVYDMPVVSMRFFNVYGVRHRTSGTYGAVFGVFLAQLLNNKPLTVVGDGEQTRDFTYVTDIVDACYKAAESNITGEIFNVGSDNTYSINYLVELLGGEKIYIPKRPGEPDSTFADISKIKRMLGWTPKVSFEDGVKTMLENIEQWREAPVWDEDSIKDATKDWFECLGDKNE from the coding sequence ATGAAAGCAGTAGTTACAGGAGGAGCAGGTTTTATAGGCTCACATATGGTTGACTTATTGGTCTCTAAAGGTCATGACGTAACAGTTATTGACAATCTAGCCAACGGTCGTCTTGACAACATTGAACAGCACAAGGGAAAAATAAAATTTATTCAAGCAGATATAGGAGACTACCAAATAGAACTTGATCAATACTTTGAAGATGTTGATTATGTTTTTCATTATGCCGCCCTTGCAGATATCGTCCCATCTATAAATAATCCTGTTAAATATCACAAAGCAAATGTTGACGGAACTATACAGGTACTTCAAGCTGCTAAAAAATCTAAAAATCTAAAAAAATTTGTATATGCAGCTTCAAGTTCATGCTACGGCATACCTGATATCTACCCTACTCCCGAAACAAGTCCTATAAAACCTGAATATCCTTATGCACATACAAAAACTGTTGGTGAGCAATATGTTATGCATTGGGGACAGGTATATGACATGCCTGTCGTATCAATGAGATTTTTTAATGTTTATGGAGTAAGGCATCGAACAAGCGGAACTTATGGTGCGGTATTTGGAGTTTTTTTAGCACAACTTTTAAATAATAAACCACTAACCGTTGTAGGAGATGGTGAACAAACTAGAGACTTTACATATGTGACAGATATTGTAGATGCTTGTTATAAAGCTGCCGAGAGTAATATAACCGGAGAAATTTTTAACGTAGGCAGTGATAATACTTATAGTATAAACTATTTAGTAGAACTACTAGGTGGAGAAAAAATATACATTCCAAAAAGACCCGGTGAACCTGATTCAACATTTGCAGATATCAGCAAAATAAAAAGAATGCTTGGGTGGACACCAAAAGTAAGCTTTGAAGATGGTGTAAAAACTATGCTTGAGAACATTGAACAATGGAGAGAAGCTCCTGTTTGGGATGAAGATAGCATTAAAGATGCTACAAAAGACTGGTTTGAATGTCTAGGAGATAAAAATGAGTAG
- a CDS encoding SIS domain-containing protein has product MVEFAKSYVQELVQLLQKIDYTVLEKIISKLESTNGRIYIIGNGGSAATASHMVNDLGIGLKRREIKNFDVYSLSDNTPVCSAIANDIGYENVFYMQLKDRIKQDDLLMAISCSGNSENIVKAVEYAKDVGTDVIGITGFDGGRVKELCDISFHVESKKGDYGLVEDVHMILDHIIYSYYIDKDKK; this is encoded by the coding sequence ATGGTTGAGTTCGCAAAAAGCTACGTTCAAGAGTTGGTACAACTTCTTCAAAAAATAGATTATACTGTATTAGAAAAAATTATATCGAAATTAGAATCTACAAATGGTAGAATCTATATAATCGGTAACGGTGGCAGTGCAGCAACTGCATCCCATATGGTTAATGATCTGGGAATAGGTCTCAAAAGAAGAGAGATAAAAAATTTTGACGTATACAGTTTAAGTGACAACACGCCTGTATGTAGTGCTATAGCAAATGACATAGGATATGAAAACGTATTTTATATGCAGTTAAAAGATAGAATAAAACAGGACGATCTTTTAATGGCAATCTCTTGTAGCGGAAATTCAGAAAATATTGTAAAAGCTGTAGAGTATGCTAAAGATGTGGGGACAGATGTTATAGGTATAACCGGATTTGATGGCGGCAGGGTAAAAGAGCTATGTGACATCAGTTTTCATGTTGAGAGCAAAAAAGGTGATTACGGCTTGGTTGAAGATGTCCATATGATACTGGACCATATAATCTACAGTTACTACATAGATAAAGATAAAAAATGA
- a CDS encoding UDP-N-acetylglucosamine 4,6-dehydratase, with protein MNILKLIGREKELLEDDISSKGQELLDIVSSSSFLVLGGAGSIGSAVVKEIFKRSPKKLHVVDISENNLVELVRDIRSSFGYIDGDFKTFALDIGSVEYDAFIAKDGKYDYVLNLSALKHVRSEEDEFTLMRMIDVNIFNTDKTIAQATSKRSKKYFCVSTDKAANPVNMMGASKRIMEMFLMRRSKYIKISTARFANVAFSDGSLLHSFNKRIEKKQPIVAPNDIKRYFVTPKESGELCLMSCIFGQNRDIFFPKLSENLHLISFADIAVKYLNDLGYEPYECKDEDEARELVKILPEQGKYPCLFTSSDTTGEKDFEEFFTENETLDMDSFENLGVIKNNPDYDDNLLNLFSQSIKNFKINMSWTKADIVELFFKLIPNFEYEDKGKYLDGKM; from the coding sequence ATGAATATTTTAAAATTAATCGGAAGAGAAAAAGAGTTACTTGAAGACGATATATCATCAAAAGGTCAAGAGTTATTAGATATTGTTTCCTCTTCATCTTTTTTAGTACTTGGCGGTGCGGGTAGTATTGGTAGTGCAGTCGTAAAAGAGATATTCAAACGCTCTCCTAAAAAACTTCATGTAGTAGATATAAGTGAAAATAATCTTGTTGAACTTGTGCGTGACATTAGAAGTAGTTTTGGTTATATTGATGGTGATTTTAAAACTTTTGCACTCGATATAGGCAGTGTTGAATATGATGCTTTTATAGCAAAAGACGGCAAGTACGATTACGTTTTAAACCTCTCAGCACTAAAGCATGTAAGAAGTGAAGAAGATGAGTTTACCTTGATGCGTATGATAGATGTAAATATCTTTAACACAGACAAAACAATTGCTCAAGCTACATCAAAAAGGTCTAAAAAATATTTTTGTGTATCAACTGACAAAGCGGCAAATCCTGTTAATATGATGGGGGCTTCAAAAAGGATCATGGAGATGTTCTTGATGCGAAGAAGCAAGTACATTAAAATTTCAACTGCACGTTTTGCAAATGTGGCTTTTTCAGACGGATCACTACTGCACAGTTTTAATAAGCGTATTGAGAAAAAACAGCCCATTGTAGCCCCAAATGATATTAAAAGATATTTTGTAACTCCGAAAGAATCAGGTGAGTTATGTTTGATGAGTTGTATTTTCGGTCAAAACAGAGATATCTTTTTCCCGAAACTAAGTGAGAATTTACATCTTATAAGCTTTGCAGATATAGCTGTAAAGTATCTAAATGATCTTGGATACGAACCGTATGAGTGTAAAGATGAAGATGAGGCAAGAGAGCTCGTTAAAATACTGCCTGAACAGGGAAAATACCCGTGCCTGTTTACATCAAGTGATACAACAGGTGAGAAAGATTTTGAAGAGTTCTTTACAGAGAATGAGACACTTGATATGGATAGCTTTGAAAATCTGGGTGTAATTAAAAACAATCCTGATTACGACGATAACTTACTAAATTTGTTTTCACAAAGCATAAAAAACTTTAAAATAAACATGAGTTGGACTAAAGCAGATATTGTAGAGTTGTTTTTTAAGCTCATACCAAATTTTGAGTATGAGGACAAAGGTAAATATTTGGACGGAAAAATGTGA
- a CDS encoding LegC family aminotransferase yields the protein MKEIVDFIQKTFGTTEFIPLHEPRFIGNEKKYLNECIDSTFVSSVGAFVDRFEEEFASYVGARYAIAAVNGTSALHLALVLADVNRDDEVITQSLTFVATANAISYTGAKPIFVDVDMDTMGLSPDALKSFLDNNCEVVDGRCINKTTKRVIKACVPMHTFGHPCKIDKIVEICKSWGIKVVEDSAESLGSFYKYKHTGTFGTLGVFSFNGNKIITSGGGGVIVTDDESLAKRAKHLSTTAKMPHAYEFEHDEIGFNYRMPNINAALLCAQLENIEQFLDSKRSLASKYSEFFDGIDNITFIKEPEDAKSNYWLNAIMLNDKTERDRCLEELNLHGVMARPIWKFINELEMYKNFQSDDLKNTKYLQSRIVNIPSSVI from the coding sequence ATGAAAGAGATAGTAGATTTTATACAAAAAACCTTTGGAACCACTGAGTTTATTCCACTCCATGAACCTCGTTTTATTGGGAATGAAAAAAAATATCTAAATGAATGTATAGATTCTACTTTTGTATCATCTGTTGGAGCATTTGTTGATAGGTTTGAAGAGGAGTTTGCATCTTATGTCGGAGCCAGATATGCAATTGCTGCTGTAAACGGTACATCAGCACTACACCTGGCACTGGTCTTGGCTGATGTAAATAGAGATGATGAGGTAATAACACAGTCTCTTACATTTGTTGCTACTGCAAACGCTATCAGTTATACTGGTGCAAAACCTATTTTTGTAGATGTAGATATGGATACAATGGGTTTAAGTCCAGATGCACTGAAAAGTTTTTTAGATAATAACTGCGAAGTAGTTGACGGCAGATGTATAAATAAAACAACAAAAAGAGTTATTAAAGCATGTGTGCCAATGCACACGTTTGGACACCCTTGTAAGATAGATAAGATAGTTGAAATCTGTAAAAGCTGGGGAATAAAAGTGGTTGAGGACTCAGCTGAGAGTTTGGGTAGTTTTTATAAATATAAACATACGGGAACTTTCGGTACACTTGGTGTTTTTAGCTTTAATGGCAATAAGATCATAACAAGTGGTGGCGGCGGAGTTATAGTTACAGATGACGAATCTTTGGCAAAAAGAGCGAAACATTTAAGTACCACCGCAAAAATGCCTCATGCATATGAATTTGAGCATGATGAGATTGGATTTAATTACAGAATGCCAAATATTAATGCGGCACTTCTTTGTGCTCAACTTGAAAATATAGAGCAGTTTTTAGACTCTAAAAGATCTTTAGCATCTAAATATAGTGAATTTTTTGATGGTATTGATAATATAACATTTATAAAAGAACCAGAGGATGCTAAGTCGAACTATTGGTTAAATGCTATTATGCTAAATGATAAAACAGAACGTGACAGATGTTTAGAAGAGTTAAATTTACATGGCGTTATGGCAAGACCTATATGGAAGTTTATAAATGAACTTGAGATGTATAAAAACTTTCAAAGTGATGATTTGAAAAATACCAAGTATTTACAATCTAGAATTGTAAATATACCAAGTAGTGTAATATGA
- a CDS encoding NeuD/PglB/VioB family sugar acetyltransferase gives MKEIILVGGGGHCKAVIDIIEQSESYIIAGIVDKEELVGTEVLGYKVIGCDDDLAKLREQIPNAIVTVGHIESNELRKKLYSQLKELDFTLPSIVSPRAYIAKGASIDEGSVVMHDVVINSGASVGKNSIINTKALVEHECKVEDNTHISTGAIINGNVVVKENSFVGSGVIVVQGVTVDGFIKAGSVFK, from the coding sequence ATGAAAGAGATTATTTTAGTAGGTGGCGGTGGGCATTGCAAGGCTGTGATAGATATAATTGAGCAGAGTGAATCTTACATAATAGCCGGTATAGTTGATAAAGAAGAATTAGTTGGAACAGAAGTTCTTGGATATAAAGTAATCGGCTGTGATGATGATCTTGCTAAACTAAGAGAACAAATACCAAATGCCATAGTCACAGTTGGACATATAGAGTCGAATGAGTTAAGAAAAAAACTATATTCACAACTAAAAGAGTTGGACTTTACATTGCCTAGCATTGTCTCACCACGTGCGTACATTGCCAAGGGAGCATCTATAGACGAGGGTAGTGTAGTGATGCACGATGTAGTTATAAATTCAGGTGCATCGGTTGGAAAAAACTCTATTATAAATACAAAAGCTTTGGTTGAACATGAGTGTAAAGTCGAGGACAATACCCATATCTCAACTGGTGCTATAATTAACGGTAATGTGGTTGTTAAAGAGAATAGTTTTGTCGGAAGTGGTGTTATAGTAGTTCAAGGTGTAACAGTGGATGGGTTTATAAAAGCCGGGAGTGTTTTTAAATGA